The Anas acuta chromosome 2, bAnaAcu1.1, whole genome shotgun sequence genome contains a region encoding:
- the VXN gene encoding vexin isoform X2, translated as MHQIYSCSDENLEVFTTVISSKSCSPARRRAKSTQHFLTKSVIAVSDCQPHHSNLHQMFYREEEVRGLGRLRGGQQGPCTAMHVGITERESSKSCNHQSDRKTLPPSSLAIPIAAKPAALTGSPMDDHPLADDHRQRLRKMAEYDLTLPPGAEASLPLTGGNLCGTPSLLRKMWMKHKKKSEYLGATNSAFEAD; from the exons ATGCACCAGATTTACAGCTGCAGCGACGAAAATTTAGAAGTTTTCACCACCGTGATTTCATCCAAAT CATGTAGTCCTGCCCGGAGGAGAGCCAAAAGTACGCAGCACTTCCTAACCAAGAGT GTGATAGCGGTGTCTGACTGTCAGCCCCACCACAGTAATCTCCACCAAATGTTCTACAGAGAAGAGGAGGTGCGGGGTTTGGGCCGCCTGCGGGGCgggcagcagggaccctgcACCGCCATGCACG TGGGAATAACTGAACGAGAGTCATCCAAGTCCTGCAATCACCAGTCAGATAGAAAAACTTTG cccccgtCATCGTTAGCCATCCCCATCGCAGCGAAGCCGGCGGCTCTCACGGGCTCCCCCATGGATGACCACCCGCTCGCAGACGA CCACAGGCAGCGCTTGAGGAAGATGGCAGAGTACGACCTGACCCTGCCACCAGGAGCAGAAGCATCTCTACCACTGACAGGAGGAAACCTGTGCGGGACGCCCAGCCTGCTGAGGAAGATGTGGATGAAGCACAAGAAGAAGTCGGAGTACCTGGGGGCAACAAACAGTGCCTTTGAGGCAGACTGA
- the VXN gene encoding vexin isoform X1 — protein sequence MHQIYSCSDENLEVFTTVISSKSCSPARRRAKSTQHFLTKSVIAVSDCQPHHSNLHQMFYREEEVRGLGRLRGGQQGPCTAMHVGITERESSKSCNHQSDRKTLQPPSSLAIPIAAKPAALTGSPMDDHPLADDHRQRLRKMAEYDLTLPPGAEASLPLTGGNLCGTPSLLRKMWMKHKKKSEYLGATNSAFEAD from the exons ATGCACCAGATTTACAGCTGCAGCGACGAAAATTTAGAAGTTTTCACCACCGTGATTTCATCCAAAT CATGTAGTCCTGCCCGGAGGAGAGCCAAAAGTACGCAGCACTTCCTAACCAAGAGT GTGATAGCGGTGTCTGACTGTCAGCCCCACCACAGTAATCTCCACCAAATGTTCTACAGAGAAGAGGAGGTGCGGGGTTTGGGCCGCCTGCGGGGCgggcagcagggaccctgcACCGCCATGCACG TGGGAATAACTGAACGAGAGTCATCCAAGTCCTGCAATCACCAGTCAGATAGAAAAACTTTG cagcccccgtCATCGTTAGCCATCCCCATCGCAGCGAAGCCGGCGGCTCTCACGGGCTCCCCCATGGATGACCACCCGCTCGCAGACGA CCACAGGCAGCGCTTGAGGAAGATGGCAGAGTACGACCTGACCCTGCCACCAGGAGCAGAAGCATCTCTACCACTGACAGGAGGAAACCTGTGCGGGACGCCCAGCCTGCTGAGGAAGATGTGGATGAAGCACAAGAAGAAGTCGGAGTACCTGGGGGCAACAAACAGTGCCTTTGAGGCAGACTGA